Proteins from a genomic interval of Arthrobacter sp. CAN_C5:
- the glsA gene encoding glutaminase A codes for MDSPIESYLKRIHQEIAELKDGKPYSTIPAMANVDPNNFGICLTTVDGYIYEVGDTRDEFSIQSISKPFTYGLALADLGMDAVDEKVDVEPSGDSFNEISLAEGTGRPSNAMINAGALTATSLIKGSGGNGRFKRILNTYSAFAGRQLSVNTEIYESELKHGHRNRALAHLLRSFNIIEDDPQPVIEDYFRQCSVLVNCLDLSVMAATLANSGRNPLTGRQVLEIGPIERVLSVMTTCGMYDDAGAWISTVGMPAKSGVAGGTIAVLPGQVGLAVYSPPLDEHGSSVRGMATSQRLSRDMELHFVRAARTGKSAIRSTYDISASPSGIRRNDEAMDILRDNGHRARVIELNGDLLFAGTESMIRELSSLDQTVELIILDLRRVDEVADVSLRLLAEARENLVADGRELVLIDSDGTLAETFQDVDRDVPTFDTRTAAVEWCEDRLIAAYGDDLYLPSVVKVIDCPALSPLTGADASALADRMEEREYDDGHVIRRVGQRFGGVFFILSGKITTSVPGPTGGRVRLTTLSAGMTFGELALGSDDRQETTVKAEGGVKVMVLTADAISALESEDPRLAVELWKALTRDAYTRVDLYLRETAVRVRD; via the coding sequence ATGGACTCTCCGATCGAAAGCTACCTCAAACGCATCCACCAGGAGATCGCCGAGCTCAAGGATGGCAAGCCCTACAGCACCATCCCCGCCATGGCGAACGTCGATCCGAATAACTTCGGCATCTGCCTCACCACAGTGGACGGCTACATCTACGAAGTGGGAGACACCCGGGACGAGTTCAGCATCCAGTCCATCTCCAAGCCCTTCACCTACGGACTGGCCCTCGCCGACCTGGGGATGGATGCCGTGGACGAAAAGGTGGACGTCGAACCGTCCGGCGACTCATTCAACGAGATCTCGCTCGCCGAAGGCACCGGCCGCCCCTCCAACGCGATGATCAACGCCGGCGCCCTGACCGCCACCTCCCTGATCAAAGGATCAGGCGGCAACGGACGCTTCAAACGCATCCTGAACACCTACTCGGCCTTCGCCGGCCGCCAGCTGAGCGTCAACACCGAAATCTACGAGTCCGAGCTTAAACACGGGCACCGCAACCGGGCGCTCGCCCATCTGCTGCGCTCATTCAACATCATCGAGGACGATCCGCAGCCGGTGATCGAGGACTACTTTCGCCAGTGCTCGGTGCTGGTGAATTGCCTTGACCTCTCAGTGATGGCGGCCACCCTCGCCAACAGTGGCCGCAACCCGCTCACCGGACGCCAGGTGCTGGAGATCGGCCCCATTGAACGCGTGCTGTCCGTGATGACCACCTGTGGCATGTACGACGACGCCGGCGCCTGGATCAGCACCGTCGGCATGCCCGCCAAGAGCGGGGTCGCCGGCGGAACCATCGCCGTCCTGCCTGGCCAGGTGGGACTCGCCGTGTACTCCCCGCCCCTCGACGAGCACGGCAGCAGCGTACGCGGCATGGCCACCAGCCAGCGCCTTTCCCGGGACATGGAACTCCACTTCGTCAGGGCCGCCCGGACTGGCAAGTCGGCGATCCGGTCCACCTACGACATCTCCGCATCGCCGTCGGGCATCCGCCGCAACGACGAGGCCATGGACATTCTCCGTGACAACGGTCACCGCGCCCGGGTGATCGAACTCAACGGCGACCTGCTCTTCGCCGGTACCGAGTCGATGATCCGCGAACTGAGCTCCCTCGACCAGACCGTCGAACTGATCATCCTGGACCTTCGCCGCGTGGACGAGGTGGCCGATGTCTCCCTGCGTCTGCTGGCCGAAGCACGCGAGAACCTGGTCGCCGACGGAAGGGAGTTGGTCCTGATTGACAGCGACGGGACCCTCGCCGAGACCTTCCAGGATGTCGACCGCGACGTGCCCACGTTTGACACCCGCACCGCCGCCGTCGAATGGTGCGAAGACCGGCTGATCGCCGCGTACGGCGATGACCTGTACCTCCCCTCGGTGGTCAAGGTCATTGACTGCCCCGCGCTGAGCCCGCTGACCGGCGCCGATGCCTCGGCGCTTGCCGACCGGATGGAGGAGCGCGAGTACGACGACGGCCACGTGATCCGCCGCGTGGGCCAACGATTCGGCGGCGTGTTCTTCATCCTTTCCGGGAAGATTACGACGTCGGTGCCCGGACCGACCGGCGGACGGGTGCGGCTCACCACTCTCAGCGCCGGCATGACCTTCGGTGAACTGGCGCTGGGCAGCGACGACCGGCAGGAGACCACCGTGAAGGCCGAGGGCGGGGTGAAGGTCATGGTCCTGACCGCCGACGCCATTTCCGCCCTCGAATCCGAGGATCCCCGCCTCGCTGTTGAACTGTGGAAGGCCCTCACCCGGGACGCCTACACCCGGGTGGACCTCTACCTCCGTGAAACCGCTGTGCGGGTCCGGGACTAG
- a CDS encoding metal ABC transporter permease: MSRRRGGGDLSLALLFYGGISAGFLFAARAGGGQTAVVGLLFGSPLNLQWWEVAAIGALAGIVLLVTAVVYRQLVAVAFDEASARVAGIPTQALTLVLTLMVALIVVAGMTTIGLLLIYAMMVVPIAAAAQIATSYRATLAIGSGVGAVSAVLGLTASYYGDFAPGAAIVVIAILFYLVAASVAVTKDWLNRRHT; the protein is encoded by the coding sequence ATGTCCAGACGCCGCGGGGGTGGTGATCTGTCGTTGGCCCTTCTATTCTATGGAGGTATCTCTGCTGGGTTCTTGTTCGCGGCCAGGGCGGGCGGTGGGCAGACCGCTGTGGTCGGACTACTCTTTGGCAGCCCTCTCAATCTGCAATGGTGGGAGGTGGCAGCCATCGGGGCACTGGCAGGAATTGTTTTGCTTGTCACCGCTGTGGTCTACCGCCAGCTAGTCGCAGTGGCTTTCGATGAAGCTTCTGCGCGAGTTGCTGGGATACCAACCCAGGCGTTGACCCTGGTCCTAACCCTCATGGTGGCCCTCATCGTGGTCGCTGGGATGACCACCATCGGGCTGCTGCTCATCTACGCAATGATGGTCGTTCCCATCGCGGCGGCCGCGCAAATAGCAACCAGCTACCGAGCCACCCTCGCCATCGGCTCAGGCGTCGGTGCCGTCAGCGCCGTTCTCGGCCTGACAGCCTCGTACTACGGCGATTTCGCACCCGGTGCTGCCATTGTGGTGATCGCGATCCTCTTCTACCTGGTAGCCGCATCAGTCGCCGTGACCAAAGACTGGCTGAACCGCCGCCACACCTGA
- a CDS encoding iron ABC transporter permease encodes MQPPRPRSGPGRRGLYAWQAGSLGQSGIDKFLLLGPLAGVVILVLLLTSRSLDLLTLGDDQARMLGVNVRRTQVIAIVLTVLLAAAAVTMAGPIGFIGLAAPALVRLAASAVPGLHKHAAMIPVSALTGVVLVLGADVSLRALVGAQAAVEVPTGVITTMFGAIFLVLLAQRLRTAGPVREPRRISMATPRSRGRVVLIIAVIAVLTVGTAFAGILLGDTKLLLGDLANWAAGQAGPVVSNVMDTRLPRVGAALLAGSSLALAGTTVQAVTRNPLAEPAILGVSGGAGLGAIAVITFAPIAGFWLISAGAGLGAAVTAGIVFGLALRGGLQTDRLILIGFGVSAAATAGITLLIVLTDPWNEAKALTWLSGSTYGRSLQHLVPMIVALLLTAPIIAAAHRTHDLLALDDDTPRLLGIPVPRARAILISCVVVLTGSAVAGIGVIGFVGLVAPHAARALIGHRHQLALPTAMLLGALLVCLADLLGRTVIAPSQLPAGLLTAILGAPYFIYLLYRSRRNS; translated from the coding sequence GTGCAACCGCCGCGACCACGGTCAGGCCCAGGGCGCCGCGGGCTGTACGCCTGGCAGGCAGGTTCCCTGGGCCAGAGCGGTATCGACAAGTTCCTCCTCCTCGGCCCCCTGGCCGGGGTGGTCATCCTGGTCCTCCTGCTGACATCGCGGTCCCTGGACCTGCTCACCCTCGGCGACGACCAGGCCCGCATGCTCGGCGTCAACGTCCGGCGCACCCAGGTAATCGCCATTGTCCTGACCGTCCTGCTGGCGGCGGCCGCGGTCACCATGGCTGGGCCGATCGGCTTCATCGGTCTCGCCGCTCCGGCACTGGTCCGGTTGGCGGCATCAGCGGTCCCCGGTCTGCACAAACACGCCGCAATGATTCCGGTGTCGGCGCTGACCGGCGTCGTCCTGGTGCTCGGCGCCGACGTCTCCTTGCGCGCACTGGTCGGCGCGCAGGCAGCCGTCGAAGTGCCCACCGGGGTGATCACCACCATGTTCGGTGCGATCTTCCTGGTGCTGCTGGCGCAGCGCCTGCGGACCGCCGGCCCGGTGCGGGAGCCGCGCCGGATCAGCATGGCCACGCCACGCTCACGCGGCCGGGTGGTGCTGATCATCGCGGTGATCGCCGTCCTCACCGTCGGCACCGCGTTTGCCGGCATCCTGCTCGGCGACACCAAACTTCTCCTCGGCGACCTGGCCAACTGGGCTGCCGGCCAGGCAGGACCGGTGGTGTCCAACGTGATGGACACCCGACTGCCGCGGGTCGGTGCCGCGTTGCTGGCGGGTTCCTCCCTGGCTTTGGCTGGCACCACCGTGCAGGCCGTGACCCGGAACCCGCTCGCTGAACCGGCAATTCTCGGCGTCAGTGGCGGCGCGGGATTGGGCGCCATCGCCGTCATCACCTTCGCCCCGATCGCAGGGTTCTGGCTGATCAGCGCCGGAGCGGGACTCGGCGCTGCGGTGACCGCCGGAATCGTCTTTGGCCTCGCGCTCCGCGGGGGGCTGCAGACGGACCGGCTCATCCTGATCGGGTTCGGGGTATCCGCCGCGGCCACCGCCGGAATCACCCTCCTGATCGTCCTGACCGACCCCTGGAACGAGGCGAAGGCACTGACCTGGCTCTCCGGCTCCACCTACGGCAGGTCACTTCAGCATCTGGTTCCGATGATCGTCGCGTTGCTCCTCACGGCACCGATCATCGCCGCCGCCCACCGTACCCACGACCTCCTCGCCCTCGATGACGACACGCCCCGCCTGCTCGGCATCCCGGTCCCAAGGGCAAGAGCCATCCTCATCAGCTGCGTCGTGGTCCTCACCGGATCCGCCGTGGCCGGCATCGGTGTGATCGGCTTTGTCGGCCTGGTGGCGCCGCACGCGGCCCGGGCGCTGATTGGCCACCGGCACCAACTCGCCCTGCCCACGGCAATGCTGCTCGGCGCGCTGCTGGTCTGCCTCGCGGACCTGCTGGGGCGCACGGTGATTGCCCCGTCCCAGCTCCCCGCCGGACTGCTGACAGCCATTCTCGGCGCGCCGTACTTCATCTACCTGCTGTACCGCAGCCGCCGGAACAGCTGA
- a CDS encoding spermidine synthase: protein MAMFEELDWKKTRLGEISLRRRWDRTFDKEVYEVKLDDDFLMSSLFTVAEIELTELALAELPDDGLDVVVGGLGLGYTAQAVLDSPKAQSLLIVEALGEVIEWHQSELIPAGKTLTADPRCRYVHGDFFAMAASAEGFDPETPGRQFHAVILDVDHSPRHVLNPSHAPFYDPAGTQRLAGHLHPGGIFALWSNDPPDDEYLAVLRQVFTEVRAVVVSFDNPLQGRDSTNTVYLGRKPR from the coding sequence ATGGCAATGTTTGAGGAACTGGACTGGAAAAAGACCCGACTGGGCGAGATCAGCCTCAGACGGCGCTGGGATCGGACCTTCGACAAGGAGGTCTACGAGGTGAAGCTCGACGACGACTTCCTGATGTCCAGCCTCTTCACCGTCGCCGAGATCGAACTGACGGAACTGGCTCTCGCCGAGCTCCCGGACGACGGCCTCGACGTTGTCGTCGGCGGGTTGGGTCTCGGCTATACGGCCCAGGCGGTCCTGGACAGCCCGAAAGCCCAGTCCCTCCTGATCGTCGAAGCGCTCGGCGAGGTCATCGAATGGCACCAGAGCGAGCTGATCCCGGCGGGCAAGACACTCACGGCCGATCCCCGCTGCCGCTACGTCCACGGCGACTTCTTCGCGATGGCCGCCTCCGCCGAGGGCTTCGATCCCGAGACTCCGGGCCGACAGTTCCATGCGGTGATTCTCGACGTCGACCACTCCCCCCGGCACGTCCTGAATCCCAGCCACGCGCCGTTCTACGATCCGGCCGGGACGCAGCGGCTGGCTGGCCACCTGCACCCCGGCGGAATCTTCGCCCTCTGGTCCAACGACCCGCCCGACGACGAGTACCTTGCCGTTCTCCGCCAGGTGTTCACCGAGGTGCGCGCCGTCGTCGTCAGCTTCGACAACCCGCTGCAGGGCCGCGACTCGACCAACACGGTGTATCTGGGACGCAAACCCCGGTAG